The Juglans microcarpa x Juglans regia isolate MS1-56 chromosome 8S, Jm3101_v1.0, whole genome shotgun sequence genome has a window encoding:
- the LOC121244692 gene encoding uncharacterized protein LOC121244692 — protein sequence MITHAAGSKEHTEDATKKLYAMIDLYHGNQEPPSMTQTQSNVGLTTNDTPTVGSSQQVLSPRVVRGKGRPSSLSRASRMEQEMRKVKARTKKATVKEKRKERDGGDIPSQNTCRNLFGPSEIDLDSEGNVQTIPFNSAFDISGFQNMVGSQESMQLGLDGSQPLPK from the exons ATGATTACTCATGCAGCGGGTTCAAAAGAGCATACTGAAGATGCAACTAAGAAGTTATATGCAATGATTGATTTATATCATGGCAACCAAGAACCCCCTTCGATGACCCAAACTCAGTCCAATGTTGGTTTAACTACAAATGACACACCTACCGTTGGTAGTTCGCAGCAAGTACTCAGTCCACGAGTTGTGCGCGGAAAAGGTAGACCCTCATCTCTGAGTAGAGCATCCAGGATGGAGCAAGAAATGCGGAAGGTTAAAGCGAGGACGAAGAAAGCAACTGTAAAGGAAAAACGTAAAGAG CGAGATGGAGGGGATATACCATCTCAAAACACGTGTAGGAATTTATTTGGCCCATCTGAGATAGATCTTGATTCTGAAGGAAATGTGCAG ACTATTCCCTTCAACTCAGCTTTTGACATTAGTGGATTCCAAAATATGGTTGGGAGTCAAGAAAGT ATGCAACTTGGTTTGGACGGATCACAACCTTTGCCCAAATGA
- the LOC121244792 gene encoding protein FAR-RED ELONGATED HYPOCOTYL 3-like, producing the protein MNAFFDEYVHAKTNLKEFVDQYDNAFRKKIENEISSDFHSFSVTIPCISRSPIEKRFQELYTNIKFRKVQQQVMGVLDMDPSLLRRDGVKKTYLVEDEISVEEFTKHVTYYVDFNEEDYDVKCSCGLFQMKGILCRHVLAIFKCNGIKYLPDRYILDR; encoded by the coding sequence atgaatgcattttttgacgAATATGTTCATGCGAAAACAAACTTGAAGGAGTTTGTCGACCAATACGACAATGCGTTCAGAAAGAAAATCGAGAATGAAATCAGTTCGGACTTCCACTCATTTAGCGTTACGATACCATGCATCTCTAGATCTCCAATCGAGAAGAGATTCCAAGAGTTGTACACGAATATAAAATTCAGGAAAGTTCAGCAGCAAGTTATGGGTGTACTCGATATGGATCCTTCTCTACTTAGAAGGGATGGTGTGAAGAAGACGTACTTGGTAGAAGATGAAATTTCTGTTGAGGAGTTCACGAAACATGTTACATATTACGTGGACTTTAATGAGGAAGATTATGATGTAAAGTGTTCATGTGGGTTATTTCAAATGAAGGGGATACTGTGTAGGCATGTCTTGGCCATATTCAAATGTAACGGAATAAAGTACTTGCCGGATAGGTACATTTTAGATCGATAG